A portion of the Sabethes cyaneus chromosome 3, idSabCyanKW18_F2, whole genome shotgun sequence genome contains these proteins:
- the LOC128739971 gene encoding uncharacterized protein LOC128739971: MAGPSLYSVASKVYSPEDPCIKSYEDLIVLLKKYLEPTVNVVAERYKFRQCEQSGSQSISEFIIQLKAESHRCNLAAFLPEALRDQFVAGVGDVKLRTKLFGEFDLTFEKACTVACSHEPAEQESKVMKGTSKIATLGEQSHQKPCHNPETCPAKQWTYYVCGKSGHISTMCKSSESYQESTNSQSRVAEMSEAVNDWRLNLMSKVVEE; the protein is encoded by the coding sequence ATGGCTGGTCCTAGCCTCTATTCCGTTGCGTCCAAAGTATATTCACCGGAGGATCCGTGCATAAAATCTTATGAAGACCTGATTGTATTGCTGAAAAAGTATTTAGAACCAACGGTTAATGTTGTAGCCGAACGCTACAAATTTAGGCAATGCGAGCAGTCCGGTTCTCAGTCTATTTCGGAATTCATCATTCAGTTAAAAGCTGAGTCTCATCGTTGTAATTTAGCCGCGTTTCTGCCCGAAGCCTTACGGGATCAATTTGTCGCCGGAGTCGGAGACGTCAAGTTGCGGACTAAGCTCTTTGGAGAATTTGATCTCACCTTTGAGAAAGCCTGCACTGTGGCCTGCAGTCACGAACCTGCCGAACAGGAGTCGAAAGTGATGAAAGGAACATCAAAAATAGCTACTTTGGGAGAACAATCGCATCAAAAACCGTGTCACAATCCGGAAACGTGTCCAGCCAAGCAGTGGACATACTATGTATGTGGAAAGTCCGGCCATATTTCTACTATGTGTAAGTCATCGGAGAGTTACCAGGAGTCTACAAATAGTCAAAGCCGCGTTGCTGAAATGTCAGAAGCTGTGAACGACTGGAGATTGAATCTCATGTCAAAAGTCGTCGAAGAATAA